In Sander vitreus isolate 19-12246 chromosome 12, sanVit1, whole genome shotgun sequence, the following proteins share a genomic window:
- the usp14 gene encoding LOW QUALITY PROTEIN: ubiquitin carboxyl-terminal hydrolase 14 (The sequence of the model RefSeq protein was modified relative to this genomic sequence to represent the inferred CDS: deleted 1 base in 1 codon), translating into MPVFTVNVKWGKEKFDAVELNTEEPPMVFKAQLFALTGVQPDRQKVMVKGGTLKDDEWGNIKLKNGMTLLMMGSAEALPEEPAVRPMFVEDMTEEQLASAMELPCGLTNLGNTCYMNATVQCLRSVPELKAALRRYTGALRSSGANAPSQYITAALRDLYETMDKTSSSLPPIILLQFLHMAFPQFAEKGDQGQYLQQDANECWLQMMRVLQQKLEPLEPETSMETESESGAASASTKKNLIDQYFGVEFETAMKCTESEEEEPIKGKESQLQLSCFINQEVKYLATGLRLRLQEEITKMSPSLERNALYIKSSKLSRLPAYLTVQMVRFFYKEKESVNAKVLKDVKFPLMLDVYELCTAEVQEKMLPIRSKFKEVEDKKLEEQQKKVVKTPSAAKVKYEPFSFPDDLGSNNSGYYDLQAVLTHQGRSSSSGHYVGWVKRKEDEWVKFDDDKVSLVSPEDILRLSGGGDWHIAYVLLYGPRRLEILEEQ; encoded by the exons ATGCCGGTGTTTACAG TAAATGTGAAATGGGGCAAAGAGAAGTTTGATGCAGTTGAGCTGAACACTGAGGAACCACCCATGGTTTTCAAAGCTCAGCTCTTTGCCCTGACAGGAGttcagccagacagacagaaggtcATGGTGAAGGGAGGCACTCTGAAG GATGACGAATGG GGAAacattaaactgaaaaat ggaATGACTCTGCTGATGATGGGCTCAGCAGAAGCCCTGCCTGAGGAGCCTGCTGTCCGGCCCATGTTTGTAGAGGACATGACTGAGGAGCAGCTGGCCTCAGCG ATGGAGCTGCCTTGTGGGCTGACAAACTTGGGCAACACCTGTTACATGAATGCCACAGTGCAGTGTCTGCGCTCGGTGCCAGAGCTCAAAGCTGCACTCAGAAG GTATACAGGTGCTCTGCGATCTTCTGGGGCAAATGCACCATCACAATACATCACAGCAG CCCTTCGTGACTTGTATGAGACCATGGACAAGACCTCATCTAGCCTGCCACCCATCATTTTGCTGCAGTTCCTTCACATGGCCTTTCCACAGTTTGCTGAGAAGGGGGACCAGGGGCAGTACCTCCAGCAG GATGCCAACGAGTGCTGGCTGCAGATGATGAGAGTGCTTCAGCAAAAATTGGAGCCACTAGAGCCAGAGACTTCCATGGAG ACGGAGTCTGAGAGCGGAGCTGCCTCTGCCTCTACAAAGAAGAACTTAATTGACCAGTATTTTGGCGTAGAATTTGAAACCGC TATGAAATGCACAgagtctgaggaggaggagccaATCAAGGGCAAGGAAAGCCAGCTCCAGCTCAGTTGCTTCATCAACCAAGAAGTCAAATACCTTGCCACAGGACTAAGACTG AGACTGCAGGAAGAAATCACAAAAATGTCTCCATCCTTGGAAAGAAATGCCCTGTATATAAAATCC TCAAAACTCAGCCGTCTCCCTGCCTACTTGACTGTTCAAATGGTTAGATTTTTCTACAAGGAGAAGGAGTCTGTCAATGCAAAAGTCCTTAAG GATGTCAAGTTCCCTCTCATGCTGGATGTCTATGAGCTGTGCACTGCGGAGGTCCAGGAGAAAATGCTGCCTATCAGGTCAAAGTTCAAGGAGGTTGAGGACAAGAAGCTAGAGGAACAGCAGAAAAAG GTGGTGAAGACGCCAAGTGCAGCAAAAGTGAAATATGAGCCTTTCTCATTCCCTGATG aCCTCGGTTCCAACAACAGCGGCTACTACGACCTGCAGGctgtgctgacacaccaaggcCGCTCTAGCTCATCTGGTCACTATGTGGGCTGGGTCAAGAGGAAAGAAG ATGAGTGGGTCAAGTTTGATGATGACAAGGTGAGTCTGGTGTCTCCAGAGGATATCCTGCGACTGTCTGGTGGCGGGGACTGGCATATAGCATACGTTCTACTGTACGGCCCCCGGCGGCTGGAAATACTTGAGGAACAGTAG
- the rock1 gene encoding rho-associated protein kinase 1 isoform X2, protein MSAGESVAARFDKIDAMLKDPKSEINTDCLLDGLDALVYDLDFPALRKNKSIDNFLSRYKETISKIRDLRMKAVDYEVVKVIGRGAFGEVQLVRHKATSKVYAMKLLSKFEMIKRSDSAFFWEERDIMAFANSSWVVQLFFAFQDDRYLYMVMEYMPGGDLVNLMSNYDVPEKWARFYTAEVVLALDGIHSMGFIHRDVKPDNMLLDKAGHLKLADFGTCMKMNKDGMVRCDTAVGTPDYISPEVLKSQGGDGYYGRECDWWSVGVFLYEMLVGDTPFYADSLVGTYSKIMNHKNALTFPDDSDISNDAKNLICAFLTDREVRLGRNGVDEIKRHPFFKNDQWTWENIRETAAPVVPELSSDVDTSNFDDIEEDRGEEETFPVPKAFVGNQLPFVGFTYYSSQHLMRSSTATKTCDKRSSSTKEDKSHLENLQKRIYQLEEQLHSEMQLKDELEQKCRTSNTKIDKIMKELDEEANLRKSAEASTSLLEKDKIMLQHRFTEYQRKADQDAEKRRNLENEVSTLKEQLEDLRKISQNSQASNDKIVQLQNQMEEANDLLRAESDTAARLRKSHTEMAKSMSQLESLNRELQERSRAADEEKAQLEKELLLLQSSLDSERRNYSLGSEEIMELQARMAGLQEDNKNLKHSLSKVEAERKQAQERSNNLEKEKNNLEIDLNYKLKTLQQRLEQEQTEHRGTRAQLTDKYESIEEAKSAAMNAVQQKMSEENGARMRAESRVVEVEKQCSMLEFDLKQSVQKMEQLMKQKERLEDEVKNLRIQGEQESSKRVQSQNDLKSRTQEVDRLRCSEKQLKQEINTALESKRSLEFQLAQLTKQYRGNEGQMRELQDQLEAEQYFSTLYKTQVKELKEEIEERNRQVQEAHKKVQELCSERDSLSAQLDLTVTKAESEQLARALQEEQYFELSQENKKATSRHKQDIAEKESTIARLEESNRTLTKDVENLSKEKAELNEKLSTQEEEYVAQKEEIANTIKTNYEKVLQTERTLKTQAVNKLAEIMNRKDMKLDQKKKGSTADLRKKEKENRKLQLELNQEKEKFNHMAIKYQKELSEMQAQLAEECTYRNELQMQLDSKESDIEQLREKLNDLQQRMDSSSVTSLQTDETDGNIAESRLEGWLSIPNRANIKRYGWKKQYVVVSSKKILFYNDEQDKEQSNPSMVLDIDKLFHVRPVTQGDVYRAETEEIPRIFQILYANEGECRKEADMETVPQGDKTNCLPHKGHEFIPTLYHFPSNCEACSKPLWHVFKPPPALECRRCHVKCHKDHLDKKEDVIAPCKVNYDVTSARDMLLLALTQDEQKKWIGHLGKKIPKTPPSTFSRASPRSMSTRSGPNQSFRKNPKSNTGKLS, encoded by the exons atgtctgctgggGAAAGTGTGGCGGCTCGATTTGACAAAATCGATGCCATGTTGAAGGACCCAAAgtcagaaataaacacagattGTCTCCTG GATGGCTTGGACGCACTGGTGTATGACCTGGACTTCCCTGCCCTAAGGAAAAACAAGAGCATTGACAACTTTTTGAGTAGAT acaagGAAACCATTAGTAAAATTCGGGATCTACGCATGAAAGCGGTGGACTATGAGGTGGTTAAAGTTATTGGGAGGGGGGCATTTGGAGAGGTGCAATTG GTAAGACACAAAGCCACAAGCAAAGTATACGCCATGAAGCTGCTAAGCAAGTTTGAGATGATCAAGAGGTCGGACTCTGCTTTCTTTTGGGAGGAGAGGGACATCATGGCGTTTGCCAACAGCTCATGGGTGGTACAG CTCTTTTTTGCGTTCCAAGATGACCGCTACCTCTACATGGTGATGGAATACATGCCGGGTGGCGACTTGGTAAACTTGATGAGCAACTATGACGTCCCAGAGAAGTGGGCCCGCTTTTACACAGCTGAAGTGGTGCTGGCGTTGGATGGAATCCACTCCATGGGCTTCATTCACAG GGACGTGAAGCCTGATAACATGTTGCTAGACAAAGCAGGCCACTTAAAACTGGCAGACTTTGGGACCTGCATGAAAATGAACAAG GATGGTATGGTACGATGCGACACAGCAGTGGGAACTCCAGACTACATTTCGCCTGAGGTACTGAAATCTCAAGGAGGAGATGGCTATTATGGCAGAGAGTGTGACTGGTGGTCAGTGGGAGTGTTCCTGTACGAAATGCTAGTCG GCGACACTCCTTTCTATGCCGACTCCCTGGTGGGGACCTACAGCAAAATTATGAACCACAAGAATGCCCTGACCTTCCCTGACGACAGTGACATCTCCAATGACGCCAAGAATCTCATTTGTGCTTTCCTGACTGACAG GGAAGTTCGACTTGGCCGTAATGGTGTGGATGAGATCAAGAGGCATCCTTTCTTCAAGAATGACCAGTGGACATGGGAGAACATCAGAGAGA CTGCTGCCCCAGTAGTGCCTGAACTGAGCAGTGACGTTGACACCAGTAACTTTGATGACATCGAAGAGGAtcggggagaggaggagacctTCCCCGTACCAAAGGCCTTTGTTGGCAACCAGCTCCCCTTCGTAGGCTTCACTTATTACAGCAGTCAGCA CCTTATGCGCAGCTCCACCGCCACAAAGACCTGCGACAAACGTAGCAGCTCCACAAAAGAAGACAAGAGTCAT ctGGAGAACCTGCAGAAGAGGATCTACCAGCTGGAGGAGCAGCTCCATAGTGAGATGCAGCTTAAGGATGAGTTGGAGCAGAAATGCAG GACATCAAACACCAAGATCGACAAGATCATGAAAGAACTGGATGAAGAG GCAAACCTGAGGAAGAGTGCAGAGGCCAGCACATCTCTGCTGGAGAAGGATAAGATCATGCTACAGCACAGATTCACAGAGTACCAAAGAAAAGCTGACCAGGATGCAGAGAAGAGACGCAATTTGGAGAATGAGG tgTCGACTTTAAAGGAGCAGCTTGAAGATTTGAGGAAGATTAGCCAGAACTCTCAGGCCTCAAATGATAAGATTGTCCAGCTGCAGAATCAG ATGGAAGAGGCCAATGACCTCCTGCGTGCAGAGTCGGACACAGCAGCGAGACTGAGGAAGAGCCACACAGAGATGGCCAAGTCAATGAGCCAGTTGGAGAGCTTGAACCGCGAGCTGCAGGAGAGGAGCCGTGCAGCGGACGAGGAGAAGGCCCAGCTGGAGAAGGAGCTCCTGCTTCTTCAGAGCAGCCTGGACTCAGAGAGGAGGAACTACAGCCTGGGCTCCGAGGAGATCATGGAGCTGCAAG CGAGGATGGCAGGCCTGCAAGAGGACAACAAAAACTTGAAACACAGCCTCTCCAAAGTGGAGGCGGAACGCAAACAGGCCCAGGAAAGGAGCAATAACCTGGAGAAG GAAAAGAACAACCTGGAGATAGACCTGAACTACAAACTGAAGACCTTGCAGCAGCGTCTGGAGCAGGAACAGACTGAGCACAGGGGGACGCGGGCACAGCTCACTGACAAATATGAGTCTATTGAAGAAGCCAAATCAGCTGCCATGAATG CTGTTCAGCAGAAGATGTCAGAGGAGAACGGCGCGAGGATGCGAGCAGAGAGCCGGGTGGTGGAGGTTGAGAAGCAGTGCTCGATGTTAGAGTTTGACCTCAAGCAGTCGGTGCAGAAGATGGAGCAGCTGATGAAGCAAAAAGAGAGGCTGGAAGATGAG GTGAAGAATCTGCGGATACAGGGAGAACAGGAGTCAAGCAAGCGTGTCCAGTCTCAGAACGACCTGAAGAGCCGCACGCAGGAGGTGGACCGTCTTAGGTGTTCAGAGAAGCAGCTCAAACAGGAGATTAACACAGCACTAGAAAGTAAACGCTCGCTGGAGTTCCAGCTGGCACAGCTGACCAA ACAATACAGAGGCAACGAGGGACAGATGAGGGAACTTCAGGACCAGCTTGAGGCCGAACAGTATTTTTCT ACGCTTTACAAAACTCAGGTCAAGGAACTAAAAGAGGAGATTGAGGAAAGGAACCGGCAGGTACAGGAGGCTCATAAAAAGGTGCAGGAGTTATGCAGTGAAAG GGACTCCCTGTCTGCCCAGCTGGATCTGACAGTGACCAAGGCCGAGTCAGAGCAGCTCGCCCGGGCACTGCAGGAGGAACAGTACTTTGAGCTCAGCCAGgagaacaaaaaggcaacaagtAGACATAAGCAGGACATTGCGGAGAAGGAGTCTACTATTGCACGG CTCGAGGAATCCAATAGAACTCTGACCAAAGATGTGGAGAACCTCAGTAAAGAGAAGGCTGAGTTAAATGAAAAGCTCAGTACTCAGGAAGAAG AGTATGTAGCTCAGAAGGAAGAGATTGCAAATACAATCAAGACTAACTACGAGAAGGTCCTCCAGACAGAGCGCACGCTGAAGACTCAG GCGGTTAACAAGCTGGCAGAAATCATGAACCGCAAGGACATGAAGCTGGACCAGAAGAAGAAGGGCAGTACTGCCGACCTGcggaagaaggagaaggagaaccgAAAGCTTCAGCTGGAGCTTAaccaggagaaggagaagtttAACCACATGGCCATCAAGTACCAGAAGGAGTTGAGCGAGATGCAGGCG CAACTGGCCGAGGAATGCACGTATCGCAACGAGCTGCAAATGCAGCTGGATAGCAAGGAGAGCGACATCGAGCAGCTCCGGGAGAAACTGAACGACCTGCAGCAGCGCATGGATAGCTCTAGTGTCACCAGCTTGCAGACAGATGAGACGGACGGCAACATCGCAG AATCCAGATTGGAGGGTTGGCTGTCCATTCCTAACCGTGCTAATATCAAGCGATACGGATGGAAGAAGCAG TATGTGGTGGTGAGCAGCAAGAAGATTCTGTTCTACAATGATGAGCAGGATAAGGAACAATCCAACCCCTCAATGGTACTAGATATCGA CAAACTGTTTCACGTCAGACCAGTCACACAAGGAGACGTGTACCGAGCTGAGACAGAAGAGATTCCAAGGATATTCCAG aTTCTGTATGCCAATGAGGGAGAATGCAGGAAGGAGGCGGACATGGAGACGGTCCCTCAGGGCGACAAGACCAACTGTCTCCCACACAAAGGCCACGAGTTCATCCCTACGCTATATCACTTCCCTTCCAACTGTGAGGCCTGCTCCAAGCCTCTGTGGCACGTCTTCAAGCCGCCTCCGGCCCTAGAGTGTCGCCGCTGCCACGTCAAGTGCCACAAGGACCACCTCGACAAAAAGGAGGACGTTATTGCGCCTTGCAAAG TAAACTACGATGTGACCTCTGCCCGGGACATGCTCCTGCTGGCCCTGACCCAGGATGAGCAGAAGAAATGGATTGGCCACCTCGGAAAGAAGATTCCCAAGACCCCACCATCCACGTTTTCAAGAGCCTCACCTCGTTCTATGTCCACTCGCTCTGGACCAAACCAGTCCTTCCGCAAGAACCCTAAAAGCAATACAGGAAAGCTGAG cTAA
- the rock1 gene encoding rho-associated protein kinase 1 isoform X1 has product MSAGESVAARFDKIDAMLKDPKSEINTDCLLDGLDALVYDLDFPALRKNKSIDNFLSRYKETISKIRDLRMKAVDYEVVKVIGRGAFGEVQLVRHKATSKVYAMKLLSKFEMIKRSDSAFFWEERDIMAFANSSWVVQLFFAFQDDRYLYMVMEYMPGGDLVNLMSNYDVPEKWARFYTAEVVLALDGIHSMGFIHRDVKPDNMLLDKAGHLKLADFGTCMKMNKDGMVRCDTAVGTPDYISPEVLKSQGGDGYYGRECDWWSVGVFLYEMLVGDTPFYADSLVGTYSKIMNHKNALTFPDDSDISNDAKNLICAFLTDREVRLGRNGVDEIKRHPFFKNDQWTWENIRETAAPVVPELSSDVDTSNFDDIEEDRGEEETFPVPKAFVGNQLPFVGFTYYSSQHLMRSSTATKTCDKRSSSTKEDKSHLENLQKRIYQLEEQLHSEMQLKDELEQKCRTSNTKIDKIMKELDEEANLRKSAEASTSLLEKDKIMLQHRFTEYQRKADQDAEKRRNLENEVSTLKEQLEDLRKISQNSQASNDKIVQLQNQMEEANDLLRAESDTAARLRKSHTEMAKSMSQLESLNRELQERSRAADEEKAQLEKELLLLQSSLDSERRNYSLGSEEIMELQARMAGLQEDNKNLKHSLSKVEAERKQAQERSNNLEKEKNNLEIDLNYKLKTLQQRLEQEQTEHRGTRAQLTDKYESIEEAKSAAMNAVQQKMSEENGARMRAESRVVEVEKQCSMLEFDLKQSVQKMEQLMKQKERLEDEVKNLRIQGEQESSKRVQSQNDLKSRTQEVDRLRCSEKQLKQEINTALESKRSLEFQLAQLTKQYRGNEGQMRELQDQLEAEQYFSTLYKTQVKELKEEIEERNRQVQEAHKKVQELCSERDSLSAQLDLTVTKAESEQLARALQEEQYFELSQENKKATSRHKQDIAEKESTIARLEESNRTLTKDVENLSKEKAELNEKLSTQEEEYVAQKEEIANTIKTNYEKVLQTERTLKTQAVNKLAEIMNRKDMKLDQKKKGSTADLRKKEKENRKLQLELNQEKEKFNHMAIKYQKELSEMQAQLAEECTYRNELQMQLDSKESDIEQLREKLNDLQQRMDSSSVTSLQTDETDGNIAESRLEGWLSIPNRANIKRYGWKKQYVVVSSKKILFYNDEQDKEQSNPSMVLDIDKLFHVRPVTQGDVYRAETEEIPRIFQILYANEGECRKEADMETVPQGDKTNCLPHKGHEFIPTLYHFPSNCEACSKPLWHVFKPPPALECRRCHVKCHKDHLDKKEDVIAPCKVNYDVTSARDMLLLALTQDEQKKWIGHLGKKIPKTPPSTFSRASPRSMSTRSGPNQSFRKNPKSNTGKLSRAQSTLQAADTTSSTC; this is encoded by the exons atgtctgctgggGAAAGTGTGGCGGCTCGATTTGACAAAATCGATGCCATGTTGAAGGACCCAAAgtcagaaataaacacagattGTCTCCTG GATGGCTTGGACGCACTGGTGTATGACCTGGACTTCCCTGCCCTAAGGAAAAACAAGAGCATTGACAACTTTTTGAGTAGAT acaagGAAACCATTAGTAAAATTCGGGATCTACGCATGAAAGCGGTGGACTATGAGGTGGTTAAAGTTATTGGGAGGGGGGCATTTGGAGAGGTGCAATTG GTAAGACACAAAGCCACAAGCAAAGTATACGCCATGAAGCTGCTAAGCAAGTTTGAGATGATCAAGAGGTCGGACTCTGCTTTCTTTTGGGAGGAGAGGGACATCATGGCGTTTGCCAACAGCTCATGGGTGGTACAG CTCTTTTTTGCGTTCCAAGATGACCGCTACCTCTACATGGTGATGGAATACATGCCGGGTGGCGACTTGGTAAACTTGATGAGCAACTATGACGTCCCAGAGAAGTGGGCCCGCTTTTACACAGCTGAAGTGGTGCTGGCGTTGGATGGAATCCACTCCATGGGCTTCATTCACAG GGACGTGAAGCCTGATAACATGTTGCTAGACAAAGCAGGCCACTTAAAACTGGCAGACTTTGGGACCTGCATGAAAATGAACAAG GATGGTATGGTACGATGCGACACAGCAGTGGGAACTCCAGACTACATTTCGCCTGAGGTACTGAAATCTCAAGGAGGAGATGGCTATTATGGCAGAGAGTGTGACTGGTGGTCAGTGGGAGTGTTCCTGTACGAAATGCTAGTCG GCGACACTCCTTTCTATGCCGACTCCCTGGTGGGGACCTACAGCAAAATTATGAACCACAAGAATGCCCTGACCTTCCCTGACGACAGTGACATCTCCAATGACGCCAAGAATCTCATTTGTGCTTTCCTGACTGACAG GGAAGTTCGACTTGGCCGTAATGGTGTGGATGAGATCAAGAGGCATCCTTTCTTCAAGAATGACCAGTGGACATGGGAGAACATCAGAGAGA CTGCTGCCCCAGTAGTGCCTGAACTGAGCAGTGACGTTGACACCAGTAACTTTGATGACATCGAAGAGGAtcggggagaggaggagacctTCCCCGTACCAAAGGCCTTTGTTGGCAACCAGCTCCCCTTCGTAGGCTTCACTTATTACAGCAGTCAGCA CCTTATGCGCAGCTCCACCGCCACAAAGACCTGCGACAAACGTAGCAGCTCCACAAAAGAAGACAAGAGTCAT ctGGAGAACCTGCAGAAGAGGATCTACCAGCTGGAGGAGCAGCTCCATAGTGAGATGCAGCTTAAGGATGAGTTGGAGCAGAAATGCAG GACATCAAACACCAAGATCGACAAGATCATGAAAGAACTGGATGAAGAG GCAAACCTGAGGAAGAGTGCAGAGGCCAGCACATCTCTGCTGGAGAAGGATAAGATCATGCTACAGCACAGATTCACAGAGTACCAAAGAAAAGCTGACCAGGATGCAGAGAAGAGACGCAATTTGGAGAATGAGG tgTCGACTTTAAAGGAGCAGCTTGAAGATTTGAGGAAGATTAGCCAGAACTCTCAGGCCTCAAATGATAAGATTGTCCAGCTGCAGAATCAG ATGGAAGAGGCCAATGACCTCCTGCGTGCAGAGTCGGACACAGCAGCGAGACTGAGGAAGAGCCACACAGAGATGGCCAAGTCAATGAGCCAGTTGGAGAGCTTGAACCGCGAGCTGCAGGAGAGGAGCCGTGCAGCGGACGAGGAGAAGGCCCAGCTGGAGAAGGAGCTCCTGCTTCTTCAGAGCAGCCTGGACTCAGAGAGGAGGAACTACAGCCTGGGCTCCGAGGAGATCATGGAGCTGCAAG CGAGGATGGCAGGCCTGCAAGAGGACAACAAAAACTTGAAACACAGCCTCTCCAAAGTGGAGGCGGAACGCAAACAGGCCCAGGAAAGGAGCAATAACCTGGAGAAG GAAAAGAACAACCTGGAGATAGACCTGAACTACAAACTGAAGACCTTGCAGCAGCGTCTGGAGCAGGAACAGACTGAGCACAGGGGGACGCGGGCACAGCTCACTGACAAATATGAGTCTATTGAAGAAGCCAAATCAGCTGCCATGAATG CTGTTCAGCAGAAGATGTCAGAGGAGAACGGCGCGAGGATGCGAGCAGAGAGCCGGGTGGTGGAGGTTGAGAAGCAGTGCTCGATGTTAGAGTTTGACCTCAAGCAGTCGGTGCAGAAGATGGAGCAGCTGATGAAGCAAAAAGAGAGGCTGGAAGATGAG GTGAAGAATCTGCGGATACAGGGAGAACAGGAGTCAAGCAAGCGTGTCCAGTCTCAGAACGACCTGAAGAGCCGCACGCAGGAGGTGGACCGTCTTAGGTGTTCAGAGAAGCAGCTCAAACAGGAGATTAACACAGCACTAGAAAGTAAACGCTCGCTGGAGTTCCAGCTGGCACAGCTGACCAA ACAATACAGAGGCAACGAGGGACAGATGAGGGAACTTCAGGACCAGCTTGAGGCCGAACAGTATTTTTCT ACGCTTTACAAAACTCAGGTCAAGGAACTAAAAGAGGAGATTGAGGAAAGGAACCGGCAGGTACAGGAGGCTCATAAAAAGGTGCAGGAGTTATGCAGTGAAAG GGACTCCCTGTCTGCCCAGCTGGATCTGACAGTGACCAAGGCCGAGTCAGAGCAGCTCGCCCGGGCACTGCAGGAGGAACAGTACTTTGAGCTCAGCCAGgagaacaaaaaggcaacaagtAGACATAAGCAGGACATTGCGGAGAAGGAGTCTACTATTGCACGG CTCGAGGAATCCAATAGAACTCTGACCAAAGATGTGGAGAACCTCAGTAAAGAGAAGGCTGAGTTAAATGAAAAGCTCAGTACTCAGGAAGAAG AGTATGTAGCTCAGAAGGAAGAGATTGCAAATACAATCAAGACTAACTACGAGAAGGTCCTCCAGACAGAGCGCACGCTGAAGACTCAG GCGGTTAACAAGCTGGCAGAAATCATGAACCGCAAGGACATGAAGCTGGACCAGAAGAAGAAGGGCAGTACTGCCGACCTGcggaagaaggagaaggagaaccgAAAGCTTCAGCTGGAGCTTAaccaggagaaggagaagtttAACCACATGGCCATCAAGTACCAGAAGGAGTTGAGCGAGATGCAGGCG CAACTGGCCGAGGAATGCACGTATCGCAACGAGCTGCAAATGCAGCTGGATAGCAAGGAGAGCGACATCGAGCAGCTCCGGGAGAAACTGAACGACCTGCAGCAGCGCATGGATAGCTCTAGTGTCACCAGCTTGCAGACAGATGAGACGGACGGCAACATCGCAG AATCCAGATTGGAGGGTTGGCTGTCCATTCCTAACCGTGCTAATATCAAGCGATACGGATGGAAGAAGCAG TATGTGGTGGTGAGCAGCAAGAAGATTCTGTTCTACAATGATGAGCAGGATAAGGAACAATCCAACCCCTCAATGGTACTAGATATCGA CAAACTGTTTCACGTCAGACCAGTCACACAAGGAGACGTGTACCGAGCTGAGACAGAAGAGATTCCAAGGATATTCCAG aTTCTGTATGCCAATGAGGGAGAATGCAGGAAGGAGGCGGACATGGAGACGGTCCCTCAGGGCGACAAGACCAACTGTCTCCCACACAAAGGCCACGAGTTCATCCCTACGCTATATCACTTCCCTTCCAACTGTGAGGCCTGCTCCAAGCCTCTGTGGCACGTCTTCAAGCCGCCTCCGGCCCTAGAGTGTCGCCGCTGCCACGTCAAGTGCCACAAGGACCACCTCGACAAAAAGGAGGACGTTATTGCGCCTTGCAAAG TAAACTACGATGTGACCTCTGCCCGGGACATGCTCCTGCTGGCCCTGACCCAGGATGAGCAGAAGAAATGGATTGGCCACCTCGGAAAGAAGATTCCCAAGACCCCACCATCCACGTTTTCAAGAGCCTCACCTCGTTCTATGTCCACTCGCTCTGGACCAAACCAGTCCTTCCGCAAGAACCCTAAAAGCAATACAGGAAAGCTGAG CAGAGCGCAGTCCACCCTCCAAGCAGCAGACACAACATCCAGCACTTGTTGA